A genomic window from Leishmania braziliensis MHOM/BR/75/M2904 complete genome, chromosome 19 includes:
- the MPK4 gene encoding mitogen-activated protein kinase, protein MTQLVPLAELPSGKKIYSVRGQGFEVDREYDLVKIIGFGAYGTVCSAVANRSGERVAIKRLSRVFGDLREGKRILREMEIMTSLKHSNLIRLHHFLRPHSKETFEDIYFVMDLYDTDLNRIIRSRQKLTDEHLQYFMIQAFRGLHYLHSAKVMHRDLKPSNLLVNADCALAICDFGLARDDQVMSSSDLTQYVVTRWYRPPEVLGMGFNQYTSAVDVWSLGLIFAELMVGRTLLPGTDYIEQLVMIVNLLGSPSIDDMEFLSSEARAFILSQPHRPALPFRDLFPMATEEATDLLSKLLVFHPARRLTAKQVMEHPYFSKYRDPAEEADAPNPFVWNHSHIETKAQLREDLWRVVEAYSHSNE, encoded by the coding sequence ATGACTCAACTCGTCCCTTTAGCTGAACTGCCCAGCGGTAAAAAAATATATAGCGTCCGGGGGCAAGGGTTCGAAGTGGACAGGGAATATGATCTGGTCAAGATTATCGGATTTGGTGCGTATGGGACTGTGTGTTCAGCGGTCGCAAACAGATCAGGTGAGCGGGTGGCAATCAAGCGATTGTCACGCGTTTTTGGTGATCTTCGCGAAGGGAAACGAATTTTGCGGGAGATGGAGATAATGACGTCTCTGAAGCACAGTAACCTGATTCGCCTCCACCACTTCTTGCGGCCGCACTCAAAAGAAACGTTCGAGGACATTTATTTTGTAATGGATCTTTATGACACCGATTTAAATCGTATTATACGAAGTCGGCAGAAGCTCACTGATGAACATCTACAGTATTTCATGATTCAAGCGTTCCGTGGATTACATTACCTCCACTCTGCCAAAGTGATGCATCGAGACCTAAAGCCGAGTAACTTGCTTGTAAATGCGGACTGCGCGCTGGCAATCTGCGATTTTGGACTGGCTCGTGATGATCAAGTGATGAGCTCGTCGGATCTCACCCAGTACGTTGTAACTCGATGGTACAGACCCCCTGAGGTACTTGGGATGGGTTTCAATCAGTATACGAGTGCGGTAGATGTCTGGAGCCTTGGTCTGATTTTTGCAGAGCTGATGGTAGGGCGTACCTTGCTTCCAGGAACCGATTATATCGAACAGCTAGTAATGATTGTCAACCTACTAGGATCCCCGTCTATCGATGACATGGAGTTTCTGAGCTCTGAGGCACGGGCATTTATTCTCTCTCAGCCGCATCGGCCGGCTCTCCCTTTTAGAGATCTTTTTCCAATGGCTACCGAGGAAGCTACTGATCTTCTCTCAAAACTGTTAGTCTTTCACCCAGCAAGACGATTAACTGCGAAGCAAGTGATGGAGCATCCATATTTTTCGAAGTACCGAGACCCCGCTGAAGAAGCCGACGCCCCTAATCCATTTGTGTGGAATCATAGTCATATTGAAACGAAGGCGCAACTCCGTGAGGATTTGTGGCGCGTTGTCGAAGCTTACTCACATTCGAATGAATAG